A region of Methanofollis sp. DNA encodes the following proteins:
- the prf1 gene encoding peptide chain release factor aRF-1: MTENAENIVEMDSARLRYEFKKMLERLEAKQGSGTELISLYIPPDKQIYDVTAQLRDEFGQCANIKSKQTRTNVQSAISSILSRLKYFKRPPEKGMAVFCGTVSTVGDRTDLQCEIVHPPEPINLYMYRCSSNFELEPLKQMLEEKQVYGLLVIDRREAYWGFLRGNRIEPIGGSTSMVPGKQRKGGQSSVRFQRLRLIAINEFYKKVGDHASDTFLAEKDYFNRFQGLLIGGPSPTKEEFNEGGFLHHEVQKRVLGLFDVAYTNESGLAELVDNAQDALKGVEVVKEKEVMNRFLKELVKDDGVAAYGEESVRKNLEDGAVAVLILSDRLRESRLKIRCGNCGYCEEKTVKTEPGKTTKDIDLGNCPKCSSPLQIEEEVDIIEEMTTLADQSSAKVEIISDDFEEGSMLYSAFGGIAAILRYRTGY; this comes from the coding sequence ATGACCGAAAACGCCGAAAATATAGTGGAGATGGACTCGGCGAGGCTGCGATACGAGTTCAAGAAGATGCTCGAACGCCTCGAAGCGAAGCAAGGGAGCGGCACCGAGCTCATCTCCCTCTATATCCCCCCGGACAAGCAGATCTATGACGTGACCGCCCAGCTACGGGACGAGTTCGGGCAGTGCGCGAACATCAAGAGCAAACAGACCCGAACGAACGTGCAGAGCGCCATCTCTTCCATCCTCTCCCGGCTCAAATACTTCAAGAGGCCGCCGGAAAAAGGCATGGCCGTTTTCTGCGGGACGGTCAGCACGGTCGGCGACCGCACCGACCTCCAGTGCGAGATCGTCCACCCGCCCGAGCCCATCAACCTGTACATGTACCGCTGCTCCTCGAACTTCGAGCTCGAACCCCTCAAGCAGATGCTCGAAGAGAAGCAGGTCTACGGACTTCTGGTCATCGACAGGCGAGAGGCGTACTGGGGCTTCCTGCGGGGCAACAGGATCGAGCCCATCGGAGGGTCCACCTCGATGGTGCCGGGCAAGCAGCGTAAAGGCGGTCAGTCGTCGGTGCGATTCCAGCGTCTGCGTCTCATCGCCATCAACGAGTTCTACAAGAAGGTCGGCGACCATGCGAGCGACACCTTCCTTGCCGAGAAGGACTACTTCAACCGTTTCCAGGGCCTCCTGATCGGCGGGCCGTCGCCGACGAAAGAGGAGTTCAACGAGGGCGGGTTCCTCCACCACGAGGTCCAGAAGCGTGTCCTCGGCCTCTTCGACGTCGCGTACACGAACGAGAGCGGCCTTGCCGAACTCGTCGACAACGCACAGGACGCCCTGAAGGGCGTCGAGGTCGTCAAGGAGAAGGAAGTGATGAACCGCTTCCTGAAAGAACTTGTCAAGGACGACGGCGTCGCCGCCTACGGCGAGGAGAGCGTGCGAAAGAACCTCGAAGACGGCGCCGTCGCGGTCCTGATCCTCTCCGACAGGCTGCGCGAGTCCCGCCTGAAGATCAGGTGCGGGAACTGCGGCTACTGCGAGGAGAAGACGGTGAAGACCGAGCCCGGCAAGACGACAAAGGATATCGACCTCGGGAACTGCCCGAAGTGCAGTTCCCCCCTCCAGATCGAGGAGGAAGTCGACATCATCGAGGAGATGACGACCCTCGCCGACCAGAGCAGTGCGAAGGTCGAGATCATCTCAGACGACTTCGAAGAGGGTTCGATGCTCTACTCCGCCTTCGGCGGGATTGCGGCGATCCTCAGATACAGGACGGGATACTGA
- a CDS encoding NUDIX hydrolase: MTEIYKGKRLSVELNRYTLPNGKEKERVVVKPGNAAVMLPIEGEDCYLVRQYRFAIGEYIYEAAAGTLEDGEEPIETARRELVEECRIAAGEFIPRGFIYTSPGFTDERAYLFEARGLTPSREFDPDDDEVIEVVRMPLAKAVAMCRDGRISDAKTIAILCRCLR, from the coding sequence ATGACCGAGATCTACAAAGGAAAGAGGCTCTCGGTCGAGCTGAACAGGTATACCCTCCCGAACGGGAAGGAGAAGGAAAGAGTCGTCGTCAAACCCGGCAACGCCGCGGTGATGCTCCCGATCGAGGGGGAGGACTGCTACCTTGTGCGGCAGTACCGCTTCGCCATCGGGGAGTACATCTATGAGGCGGCGGCCGGGACCCTCGAAGACGGCGAGGAACCTATCGAGACGGCGAGGCGCGAACTCGTCGAGGAGTGCCGGATCGCCGCCGGGGAGTTCATCCCGCGTGGCTTCATCTACACCTCGCCGGGTTTCACCGATGAACGGGCCTACCTCTTCGAGGCGCGGGGCCTCACGCCGTCGCGGGAGTTCGACCCGGACGACGACGAGGTGATCGAGGTGGTCAGGATGCCCCTCGCAAAGGCCGTCGCCATGTGCCGGGACGGGCGGATCAGCGACGCGAAGACGATCGCGATCCTCTGCCGGTGCCTGCGATGA